The following coding sequences lie in one Porphyromonas asaccharolytica DSM 20707 genomic window:
- the dxr gene encoding 1-deoxy-D-xylulose-5-phosphate reductoisomerase produces MRRIALFGSTGSIGTQALEVISFHPELLSVYALTTHRNVPLLVEQAEKYHPAIVVVADENAATEQAALLKGLTCTVLVGAEGLCELAQHSDYDVMLSALVGFAGLRPTLLAIESGHEIALANKETLVVAGQLIMRSAREHGVRILPVDSEHSAIYQCLMGEGTPLERIWLTASGGPFWQMPLDKLSQVTVADALHHPRWSMGAKVTIDSATMMNKGFEMMEACHLFAVTADQISILIHPESVVHSMVQFADGSVKAQLAVPDMRLPISLALHGGVREPLPIARQPFVGTTLHFEEPDAAHFPCLGLAFEAFRQGGNIPCLLNAANEVAVRAFLDERIGFTEIAQLIEPIMTAVAYDATPTLEALLHYHDVATALATEQLPR; encoded by the coding sequence ATGCGACGCATCGCACTCTTTGGCTCGACAGGCAGTATCGGCACCCAAGCACTGGAGGTCATCTCCTTTCATCCCGAGCTGCTCTCCGTCTATGCCCTCACCACTCATCGCAACGTACCCCTCCTCGTAGAGCAGGCGGAGAAATACCATCCGGCCATCGTGGTCGTAGCTGACGAAAATGCCGCCACAGAGCAGGCCGCACTCCTCAAAGGACTAACCTGCACCGTGCTCGTTGGCGCCGAGGGGCTCTGCGAACTGGCGCAGCATAGCGACTACGACGTCATGCTCTCCGCTCTTGTTGGCTTTGCCGGTCTGCGTCCCACTCTCCTAGCTATTGAGAGCGGTCATGAGATCGCTCTAGCCAATAAGGAGACTCTCGTGGTAGCTGGTCAGCTCATTATGCGCTCTGCTCGGGAGCATGGTGTGCGCATCCTCCCTGTGGACTCAGAGCACTCTGCCATCTACCAATGCTTGATGGGCGAGGGGACCCCTCTGGAGCGTATCTGGCTCACGGCTAGTGGAGGTCCCTTCTGGCAGATGCCTCTCGACAAGCTAAGTCAGGTCACCGTAGCTGACGCCCTCCATCATCCACGCTGGTCAATGGGCGCTAAGGTGACGATCGACTCGGCGACGATGATGAACAAAGGCTTTGAGATGATGGAGGCGTGTCACCTCTTTGCCGTCACGGCAGATCAGATCTCTATCTTGATACACCCCGAGAGTGTCGTGCACTCGATGGTGCAGTTTGCCGATGGTTCGGTCAAAGCGCAGCTAGCCGTCCCCGATATGCGTCTCCCGATCAGCCTAGCGCTCCATGGTGGCGTGCGAGAGCCGCTGCCCATAGCTCGTCAGCCGTTTGTCGGAACGACGCTACACTTTGAGGAGCCAGACGCTGCTCACTTCCCCTGCTTGGGTCTCGCTTTCGAAGCGTTCCGACAGGGAGGAAATATCCCCTGCTTGCTCAATGCTGCCAACGAGGTCGCTGTGCGCGCTTTCCTCGATGAGCGGATCGGCTTCACCGAGATAGCGCAGCTTATCGAGCCCATTATGACTGCTGTCGCCTATGACGCTACCCCGACGCTCGAAGCTTTGCTACACTACCACGACGTAGCGACCGCCTTAGCCACGGAGCAGCTTCCACGCTAG
- a CDS encoding porin family protein, whose translation MRSLMKWWSGLLLILLCSVLPAQAQRSQLKPLEVRIGGGGGVSGSMLDLVPRVEMLPHLGAMGYVGVLLTNQKYTGMTMRLSYEQRGWREEYTEPIAYSFSRDMDFIDLTLMAHIYYPFGPFQLGLEVGPSVGYIIRDVSSPTPSEETRAVVQRRHVYPLFSKFSWGLKGGPVMSLDIAQRHRITLSGHFYYGLSDIFATTVRDDYGRAGELGVTVGLGYYFKVR comes from the coding sequence ATGCGAAGCTTGATGAAATGGTGGAGCGGACTGCTCCTCATACTCCTCTGCTCCGTACTCCCCGCACAGGCTCAGCGCTCGCAGCTGAAGCCTCTAGAGGTGCGCATAGGGGGTGGTGGAGGTGTGAGTGGCTCAATGCTCGACCTGGTGCCACGTGTGGAGATGCTGCCCCACCTAGGAGCTATGGGCTACGTGGGGGTGCTGCTGACTAATCAGAAATATACGGGTATGACGATGCGTCTCTCTTACGAGCAGCGGGGATGGCGAGAGGAGTATACAGAGCCGATCGCTTATAGCTTCTCAAGAGATATGGACTTCATTGACCTGACGCTGATGGCACACATCTACTATCCTTTTGGTCCCTTTCAGCTGGGACTAGAGGTGGGTCCAAGTGTGGGCTACATCATACGAGACGTGAGCAGTCCCACACCGAGCGAAGAGACGCGAGCCGTCGTGCAGAGACGTCATGTCTATCCGCTCTTTAGCAAGTTCTCCTGGGGACTCAAAGGTGGTCCCGTCATGAGCCTAGACATAGCGCAGAGGCATAGGATCACGCTGAGCGGACACTTCTACTATGGTTTGAGTGACATCTTTGCTACGACCGTGCGCGACGATTACGGTCGTGCGGGCGAACTGGGCGTCACGGTGGGGCTGGGCTATTACTTCAAGGTGCGCTGA
- the rimM gene encoding ribosome maturation factor RimM (Essential for efficient processing of 16S rRNA): MSSTTAFTVPELTPIGHLGKPHGVRGELVAYLTIELETLCSDPSCETFYLFAEIDALPVPYQLLSYRSKGDSYLLTLAHVADRSIAEQMTGWRLFVPTELLAESEVAYSWDHFIGFRVVTPEEELVGTILEVNDQTENILLTIESSDGSQRLIPIHEELVEAIDPESKTIQLHIPQGLLDL, translated from the coding sequence ATGAGTAGTACCACCGCCTTTACTGTGCCGGAGCTCACGCCCATTGGCCACTTAGGCAAGCCACACGGCGTGCGTGGTGAGCTAGTCGCTTACCTAACCATCGAGCTAGAGACACTATGCAGTGATCCTAGCTGCGAAACCTTTTACCTCTTTGCCGAGATCGATGCGCTACCCGTGCCGTACCAGCTCCTGAGCTATCGCAGCAAGGGTGACAGCTACCTGCTCACCCTGGCGCATGTCGCTGACCGATCCATCGCCGAGCAGATGACTGGGTGGCGCCTCTTCGTTCCCACGGAGCTACTAGCAGAGAGCGAGGTCGCTTATAGCTGGGATCACTTCATCGGCTTCCGAGTGGTCACTCCCGAGGAAGAGCTTGTCGGCACGATCCTAGAGGTCAATGACCAAACGGAAAACATCCTCCTCACCATCGAGAGCTCCGACGGCTCCCAGCGCTTGATCCCTATCCACGAGGAGCTCGTCGAGGCGATAGATCCTGAGAGCAAAACCATTCAGCTACATATACCCCAAGGGCTACTAGACTTGTAA
- a CDS encoding PBP1 and LysM peptidoglycan-binding domain-containing protein, producing MKQILQRLLLLVVSLLLVTTTLMAQAPLRHVVKKLETVYSISKRYGVSEEEIYRLNEGSQLGIREGQTLLIPQRKPDTIYVEAPAVAQVEPGIHVVQSGETLYSISRKYGLTVSQLLELNPQKHDAQIAVGERVIVVSGAKLEQGPNPLNGTQIEQVRVALILPLRESGQPSRYLHFYEGALLAIERLQRQGVNIDLQVDAAVNRSALEQLLKSKEGEQYDLIIGGDSEQSVELLAQHAKAQQAVYLSPFIWQSGKGQLYNHFFQLNPAQYRVTQRLQRAFVERYAGCQVLLVRCGEGDQTDKFEAIETACREAGIAMQSRSLRELAVGQWPRQSSKKCVILLNSSKQKDLKAVLDAMRDAQLSTRDYQLFGYPQWQTYGKNMDERLQAVGATIFSTFYWDRDLPESQQVRDAYKHWYGRDIEEGYPSYALLGYDVVRYFIAALSSYGRSFQQYQHQLPSDGLQSGFLFAPAVTGRGSKRGGYTNLNLFFITYSPRGMQRQQIPLAE from the coding sequence ATGAAACAGATATTACAGCGTCTCCTCTTGCTCGTCGTGAGCCTGCTCCTGGTCACGACGACGCTCATGGCACAGGCTCCTCTGCGGCATGTAGTCAAGAAGTTGGAGACCGTCTACTCAATCTCCAAGCGCTATGGTGTCTCCGAGGAGGAGATATACCGGCTCAATGAGGGCAGTCAGTTGGGTATCCGTGAGGGACAGACGCTCCTGATCCCTCAGCGTAAGCCAGACACGATTTATGTCGAGGCTCCGGCGGTCGCCCAGGTTGAGCCGGGCATTCACGTGGTGCAGTCTGGCGAGACGCTCTACAGCATCAGCCGTAAGTATGGGCTGACGGTGAGCCAGCTCCTAGAGCTCAACCCGCAAAAGCATGATGCGCAGATCGCAGTAGGGGAGCGGGTGATAGTAGTCTCAGGAGCTAAGCTTGAGCAGGGCCCCAATCCGCTGAATGGTACTCAGATAGAGCAGGTGCGGGTAGCTCTGATACTACCTCTGCGAGAGAGTGGGCAGCCTAGTCGCTATCTGCACTTTTACGAGGGAGCACTCCTAGCTATCGAGCGGTTGCAGCGTCAGGGCGTGAACATTGATCTGCAGGTCGATGCCGCCGTCAATCGCTCAGCACTCGAGCAGCTCCTCAAGAGCAAGGAAGGAGAGCAGTACGACCTGATCATCGGCGGTGACTCAGAGCAGAGCGTAGAGCTACTGGCTCAGCACGCTAAGGCACAGCAGGCGGTCTATCTCTCGCCCTTCATATGGCAGAGCGGTAAGGGGCAGCTGTATAACCACTTCTTCCAGCTCAACCCCGCACAGTATCGTGTCACGCAGAGATTGCAAAGAGCTTTTGTCGAGCGTTATGCGGGCTGTCAAGTACTCCTCGTGCGTTGTGGCGAGGGGGATCAGACGGACAAGTTTGAGGCTATAGAGACGGCTTGTCGAGAGGCGGGCATAGCGATGCAGAGTCGCTCTCTACGGGAGCTGGCTGTCGGACAGTGGCCTCGCCAGAGTAGCAAGAAGTGTGTGATCCTGCTTAACTCAAGCAAGCAAAAAGATCTCAAAGCGGTACTAGATGCTATGCGTGATGCGCAGCTCTCGACGAGAGACTATCAGCTTTTCGGCTATCCGCAGTGGCAGACCTATGGCAAGAATATGGATGAGCGTCTGCAAGCGGTGGGGGCTACGATCTTCTCCACTTTTTACTGGGATAGGGACCTCCCCGAGAGTCAGCAAGTTAGAGATGCGTACAAGCATTGGTATGGACGTGATATAGAGGAGGGCTACCCAAGCTATGCCCTGCTGGGCTATGACGTGGTGCGCTACTTCATAGCCGCTCTCTCATCGTATGGACGGAGCTTCCAGCAGTACCAGCATCAGCTGCCTAGTGATGGTCTGCAGTCGGGATTTCTCTTTGCACCAGCTGTCACGGGGCGTGGCTCTAAAAGAGGGGGCTACACGAACTTGAACCTCTTCTTCATTACTTATAGTCCACGGGGAATGCAGCGTCAGCAGATCCCTCTGGCAGAGTAG